In one window of Helianthus annuus cultivar XRQ/B chromosome 17, HanXRQr2.0-SUNRISE, whole genome shotgun sequence DNA:
- the LOC110926046 gene encoding acetyl-coenzyme A synthetase, chloroplastic/glyoxysomal, translating to MNGKNISTKSYLRHVESMRILPSGAGRIPELKAVILGESLASEENDLVFPSDDFCNQALVSSPEKYLEMYKRSIEDPAGFWSDIASEFYWEKKWGQQVYSENLDVTKGTINIEWFKGGITNICYNCLDANIKSGSGDKIALYWEGNEPDVDGSLTYKQLLERVCQLANFLKDKGVKKGDTVIIYLPMIMELPITMLACARIGAIHSVVFAGYSAESLHQRVVDCKPKIVITCNAVMRGKKIIDLKNIVDAALLESSQNGISVDLCLTFENESAMKKEDTKWQKGRDIWWQDVVPTYPTTCDVEWVDAEDPLFLLYTSGSTGKPKGVLHTTGGYMIYTATTFKYAFDYKDSDIYWCTADCGWITGHSYVTYGPLLNGATVVLYEGVPNYPDSGRCWEIVDKYKVTIFYTAPTLVRSLMRDGNEYVTRYSRKSLRVLGSVGEPINPSAWRWFYNVVGDSRCPISDTWWQTETGGFMITPLPGAWPQKPGSATFPFFGVQPVIVDEKGNEIDGECSGYLCVKSSWPGAFRTLYGDHERYETTYFKAFPGYYFSGDGCSRDKDGYHWLTGRVDDVINVSGHRIGTAEVESALVSHPQCAEAAVVGVEHEVKGQGIYAFVTLVEGVPYSEDLRKSLVLVVRNQIGAFAAPDRIHWAPSLPKTRSGKIMRRILRKIASRQLDELGDISTLADPSVVDQLISLADS from the exons ATGAACGGCAAAAATATCAGCACAAAGAGTTACCTCCGGCATGTCGAATCAATGCGGATCTTGCCGTCTGGTGCGGGTAGGATACCGGAGTTGAAAGCGGTTATACTCGGTGAGTCTCTTGCGTCTGAGGAGAACGATCTCGTCTTTCCGAGTGATGACTTCTGCAATCAGGCACTTGTTTCGTCTCCGGAAAAG TACTTGGAGATGTACAAGAGATCAATAGAAGATCCTGCTGGCTTTTGGTCTGATATTGCATCTGAATTCTATTGGGAAAAGAAATGGGGTCAACAGGTTTACTCTGAAAACCTCGATGTCACAAAAGGGACTATCAACATTGAG TGGTTCAAGGGAGGTATCACCAACATCTGCTATAATTGTTTGGATGCAAATATAAAATCTGGGAGTGGAGACAAAATTGCACTTTATTGGGAAGGAAACGAGCCTGATGTTGATGGCTCGTTGACTTACAAACAACTTCTTGAGAGAGTTTGCCAG CTTGCAAATTTCTTGAAAGACAAGGGTGTTAAAAAGGGTGATACCGTAATTATTTACTTACCCATGATCATGGAATTGCCAATCACAATGCTGGCATGTGCTCGCATTGGTGCCATTCACTCG GTTGTTTTTGCTGGATACTCTGCAGAATCGCTTCACCAAAGAGTTGTGGACTGCAAACCAAAGATTGTGATAACTTGTAATGCAGTTATGAGAGGGAAAAAAATAATAGATCTCAAAAACATTGTTGATGCTGCACTTCTAGAATCGTCTCAAAATGGAATATCTGTAG ATTTATGCCTGACTTTTGAAAACGAATCGGCTATGAAGAAGGAAGATACTAAATGGCAAAAGGGAAGAGATATATGGTGGCAG GATGTTGTTCCTACATACCCTACTACATGTGATGTGGAGTGGGTTGATGCGGAGGATCCGCTTTTTCTACTTTATACCAGTGGAAGCACTGGAAAGCCTAAG GGTGTTCTGCATACTACCGGAGGATACATGATATACACTGCAACAACATTCAAATATGCGTTTGACTACAAAGATTCTGATATATACTG GTGTACAGCTGACTGTGGTTGGATTACCGGACACAGTTATGTTACTTATGGACCTCTACTTAATGGAGCAACAGTTGTCCTTTATGAAGGG GTTCCTAATTATCCAGATTCAGGACGCTGCTGGGAAATCGTTGATAAATACAAGGTTACAATATTCTATACTGCTCCTACTCTGGTGCGGTCTCTTATGCGTGATGGAAATGAG TATGTTACTCGTTATTCTCGTAAATCTTTACGGGTCCTTGGTAGCGTAGGCGAGCCGATCAACCCAAGTGCATGGAG GTGGTTTTACAATGTAGTCGGAGATTCAAGGTGTCCCATATCAGATACCTGGTGGCAAACGGAGACCGGGGGTTTCATG ATTACTCCCTTACCTGGCGCGTGGCCACAAAAACCTGGTTCTGCTACTTTCCCATTTTTCGGGGTTCAG CCTGTGATAGTAGACGAAAAGGGTAATGAAATTGATGGGGAGTGCAGTGgctatttatgtgttaaaagCTCGTGGCCTGGGGCGTTTAGGACTCTTTATGGTGATCATGAAAGATATGAAACAACTTACTTTAAGGCGTTCCCGGGCTATTATTTTAGTGGTGATGGCTGCAGTAG GGACAAGGATGGATATCATTGGCTCACAGGGAGAGTTGATGATGTAATTAACGTCAG TGGACACCGTATCGGTACTGCAGAAGTTGAATCAGCTCTAGTTTCACATCCCCAGTGTGCTGAAGCAGCCGTTGTTGGTGTTGAGCATGAG GTCAAAGGGCAGGGAATATATGCATTTGTTACTCTAGTGGAGGGTGTTCCATACAGTGAAGACCTTCGCAAAAGCCTTGTGCTTGTGGTTCGGAACCAA ATTGGAGCATTTGCAGCACCTGACAGAATTCATTGGGCACCCAGTCTTCCGAAGACAAGAAGTGGAAAGATAATGAGGAGAATTTTGAGGAAAATAGCCTCTAGACAGCTAGATGAGCTTGGCGATATAAGCACATTAGCAGATCCAAGTGTCGTCGATCAGCTTATCAGTCTTGCTGATTCCTAA
- the LOC110922071 gene encoding uncharacterized protein LOC110922071 gives MATLTGYKEDREVIRLEREAVIPVLKPRLIMALANLIEQSADRADFLKLCKRVEYMIRAWYFLQFEDLMQLYALFDPVYGAQKLEQQKLSSQEIDNLEQNFLSYMFKVLEKSNFKIATNEEIAVAQSGQYLLNLPISVDESKLDKNLLKRYFKEHPQENLPDFADKYIIFRRGIGIDRTTDYFIMEKVDMIIARIWAWIMRITKLDKLFPKKTTANAAPPKKDDEITDEDIQDDLYVERIRIEKMDFSLQNLASKITIQEPTFDRIIVVYRLAGSKTKKERGIYVKHLKQIPMADMEIVLPEKKNPSLTPMDWVKFLSTAIFGLAAATGSIETPQADFWVIIAVVSTVVGYCAKIYFTFQANMETYQNLITQFMYDKQLDSGKGTLLHLCDDVIQQEVKEVIISFFILMEQGKATLKELDRKCEELLKEEFGERCNFDVDDAVSKLEKLGIISKDQIGRYYCAGLKRANEIIGTTTEELVLKARQEEGSPKNM, from the exons atggcgacTCTCACCGGATACAAAGAAGACAGAGAAGTCATCCGATTGGAACGAGAAGCCGTTATTCCAGTTTTGAAGCCTAGGCTCATCATGGCTTTGGCCAACCTCATTG AACAGAGTGCTGACAGGGCAGACTTCTTGAAGCTCTGCAAGAGAGTCGAGTACATGATTCGAGCATGGTATTTTCTTCAGTTTGAAGATCTTATG CAACTATACGCGCTCTTTGATCCCGTCTATGGGGCTCAGAAACTGGAGCAGCAGAAATTATCCTCACAAGAGATTGATAATCTTGAACAAAATTTTCTCAGCTATATGTTTAAG GTACTTGAAAAGAGCAATTTTAAGATTGCTACTAATGAGGAGATCGCGGTTGCACAATCAGGCCAATATCTTCTCAATCTTCCTATCTCAGTCGATGAATCAAAG CTTGATAAGAACTTATTAAAGAGGTACTTTAAGGAGCATCCACAAGAAAACCTTCCTGACTTTGCAGACAAG TATATAATCTTTAGACGTGGCATTGGAATTGATCGTACAACCGATTACTTTATCATGGAGAAGGTGGACATGATCATTGCACGCATATGGGCATGGATCATGAGAATAACTAA GCTAGATAAGCTTTTTCCCAAGAAAACTACCGCTAACGCTGCACCgcctaagaaagatgatgaaaTCACAGATGAAGATATTCAGGATGACTTGTACGTTGAACGAATCCGCATTGAAAAAATGGATTTTAG TTTACAGAATTTAGCTAGTAAGATTACGATCCAAGAACCTACATTTGACAGGATAATTGTTGTTTACAG GCTAGCAGGAAGCAAGACGAAAAAGGAAAGAGGAATCTATGTGAAGCATTTGAAACAAATCCCAATGGCAGATATGGAAATAGTTTTG CCTGAGAAGAAAAATCCGAGTTTGACTCCTATGGATTGGGTGAAATTTCTTTCGACTGCCATATTCGGTTTG GCAGCTGCTACTGGTTCAATTGAGACCCCTCAAGCCGACTTTTGGGTCATCATTGCAGTTGTCTCTACAGTAGTTGGTTATTGTGCCAAAATATACTTTAC GTTTCAGGCAAACATGGAAACATATCAGAACTTAATCACCCAATTCATGTATGACAAACAACTGGATAGTGGAAAAGGCACACTTCTTCATTTGTGTGATGATGTCATTCAACAAGAA GTAAAGGAGGTCATCATTTCTTTCTTTATACTAATGGAACAGGGGAAAGCAACTTTAAAG GAACTGGACCGAAAATGTGAGGAACTACTAAAGGAAGAGTTTGGTGAGAGATGCAACTTTGATGTGGATGATGCAGTCAGTAAATTAGAAAAACTGGGGATTATTTCCAAG GATCAAATAGGAAGGTATTACTGTGCTGGTCTTAAACGCGCAAATGAGATCATTGGCACCACCACGGAAGAGCTCGTACTTAAGGCAAGACAGGAGGAGGGCAGTCCTAAAAACATGTGA